GCCCGGGATCTTGAATTGGCTCAAAAAGAAGCCGAAGGTGGTCGTTTAAGCTTAAGTATAGTGTCGAGACTGGATTTGGGAAAGAAGGGGAAATATGAGGATATGTTGAAGGGAATATTGGATGTCAGAGACCTCGACGACCCTGGTATTAACAAATTCCCctatgaaatgaatgaagcTAACGACTTGATACAGTTGGAAAAGTTACATTGCGGACACGACTTGATGATGGTCTAGACCTTGAGAGAGTCTCGTGTCCCATTGGAGTCCTTCTGATTATCTTTGAAGCACGACCCGAAGTCATTGCAAACATTGCTTCGTTGGCGATCAAGTCCGGAAATGCCGCTATCTTGAAGGGTACGATTAACAAATTCCTTTAGTCGTTCAAATGAAAGCTAATATTTTACAGGTGGAAAGGAATCTACAGAATCTTTCATTGCTATCTCTACGGTAATCTCAGCAGCTTTACAATCGACAGAAGTTCCTGCAGCTGCGATCCAATTAGTCACTACTAGGGATGTAATTCCTCAATTATTGGCATTGGACCAATATATTGATCTCGTTATTCCAAGAGGATCGAACGAATTGGTCAGATATATCAAAGAGAATACGAAAATTCCAGTCATGGGTCACGCGGATGGCCTTTGCTCGATATATCTTGAGAAAACGGCTGACCCAGCAATGGCAACAAGAGTTATTGTCGATTCAAAAACTTCATATCCAGCTGCTTGCAATAGCGTGGAGACTTTACTCGTTGAAGAAGCAGCTCTCGAGACAATTCTCCCGCAAGTCGCAGGAGCACTCTTAGAGAAGGGCGTTTCCCTACGATGTGACGCTTTAAGCAAATCAGCTCTTACATCAAAACTTCCATCTAATCAGGCAGTCTTCCTCCAAGATGCAGTTGAAA
Above is a genomic segment from Botrytis cinerea B05.10 chromosome 4, complete sequence containing:
- the Bcpro2 gene encoding Bcpro2, with the protein product MSLTNATPAEAASGAKTASHILATLPTASRNAALTAIHDALLQNKADILAANARDLELAQKEAEGGRLSLSIVSRLDLGKKGKYEDMLKGILDVRDLDDPVGKVTLRTRLDDGLDLERVSCPIGVLLIIFEARPEVIANIASLAIKSGNAAILKGGKESTESFIAISTVISAALQSTEVPAAAIQLVTTRDVIPQLLALDQYIDLVIPRGSNELVRYIKENTKIPVMGHADGLCSIYLEKTADPAMATRVIVDSKTSYPAACNSVETLLVEEAALETILPQVAGALLEKGVSLRCDALSKSALTSKLPSNQAVFLQDAVESDFDTEHLSLVLAIKTVSSLNEVISHINIHGSHHTDVILTSSSELAERFMAGVDSAGVFWNTSSRMADGMRFGFGTEVGISTNKIHARGPVGLEGLMIYKYKIRGNGQMSVEYGEGEGQKRFKHENLSI